From Irregularibacter muris, a single genomic window includes:
- a CDS encoding ATP-binding protein, with product MLRKIVHIDEDKCNGCGLCIPNCAEGAIQIIDGKAKLLSDNLCDGLGACLGNCPVDAIKVIEREGDAFDEEAVEMHLKSLKEQPSSTKNTIPQNMGGCPGSRMMMMDAVEEEKNTPAVKSQLRQWPVQMHLVPPNAPYFKNSDLLITADCVPVAYGNYHQDLLKGKSVVMGCPKLDDVSAYIEKFVDMIQSNDFNSITIAFMEVPCCMGMIRALEQAMDIAGKSVPVHRMKITIDGQMVEM from the coding sequence TTGCTTAGAAAAATTGTTCATATTGATGAAGATAAATGTAACGGGTGTGGTTTATGCATTCCCAACTGTGCTGAAGGCGCAATCCAAATTATTGATGGCAAGGCAAAACTACTTTCTGATAATCTTTGTGATGGATTAGGGGCTTGTCTAGGAAATTGTCCAGTAGATGCTATTAAGGTAATTGAACGAGAAGGAGATGCTTTTGATGAAGAGGCAGTGGAAATGCATCTTAAATCTTTAAAGGAACAACCTTCTTCTACTAAAAATACTATACCTCAAAATATGGGTGGGTGTCCAGGTAGCAGAATGATGATGATGGATGCGGTAGAAGAAGAAAAGAATACCCCTGCCGTAAAATCCCAATTACGACAATGGCCAGTGCAAATGCATTTGGTGCCTCCAAATGCTCCTTACTTTAAGAATTCAGATTTGCTCATCACTGCTGATTGTGTACCCGTGGCCTATGGTAATTACCATCAAGATCTTTTAAAAGGTAAAAGCGTAGTTATGGGTTGTCCAAAATTAGATGATGTAAGTGCCTATATAGAAAAATTTGTGGATATGATTCAAAGCAATGATTTCAATAGCATCACCATCGCCTTTATGGAAGTTCCCTGCTGCATGGGCATGATAAGAGCTTTAGAGCAAGCCATGGACATTGCTGGCAAGTCGGTGCCTGTACACAGAATGAAGATTACTATAGATGGACAAATGGTTGAAATGTAA
- the gatB gene encoding Asp-tRNA(Asn)/Glu-tRNA(Gln) amidotransferase subunit GatB, which yields MKYEMVIGLEIHAELDTETKIFCSCSTAFGAEENTQTCPICLAMPGTLPVLNEKVVEYGVKAGMALNCGIAKYSQLDRKNYFYPDLPKAYQISQFDYPLCTRGSVEIDVEGNKKSIGIHHIHIEEDAGKLVHDSSEGTLADYNRGGIPLIEIVSDPDMRSAEEAKAYAEKIKAILEFTGVSNCKMQEGSLRFDVNLSIRPQGQEALGTRTEMKNLNSFRSLVRAIEHESQRQMQALEKGEEIIQETRKWDDEKGVSYSLRSKEEAQDYRYFPDPDLVPILLEDSYIERLREELPELPHSRKKRYVKELGLPEYDADILTTSRALSDYFEETLKSYSDAKAVSNWMMGDILRLLRAGEIEIEDIPFTSENFAKLLHLIEKKTISGSIGKKVLEEMFKTGKSPEDIIQEKGLVQINDEKALEDMIRGILQDNPQSVADYKAGKEKAFGFMVGQTMRISRGKANPQVVNQVLKRLLEE from the coding sequence ATGAAATATGAAATGGTTATTGGTTTGGAAATCCATGCAGAGTTAGATACTGAAACAAAGATATTCTGTTCCTGCTCCACAGCCTTTGGCGCCGAAGAAAATACTCAAACCTGTCCCATATGCTTGGCAATGCCGGGGACACTACCGGTACTCAATGAAAAAGTAGTAGAGTATGGAGTAAAAGCAGGTATGGCTCTAAACTGTGGTATAGCAAAATACAGTCAATTAGATAGAAAGAACTATTTTTATCCAGACTTACCTAAGGCTTATCAAATCTCCCAGTTTGACTATCCCCTATGTACCAGAGGAAGTGTAGAGATTGATGTAGAGGGCAATAAAAAATCTATTGGGATACATCATATTCATATTGAAGAGGATGCTGGAAAGCTAGTGCATGATTCCTCAGAAGGAACATTGGCAGATTACAACCGGGGAGGAATACCCCTTATCGAGATTGTATCTGATCCAGATATGAGAAGTGCGGAGGAAGCTAAAGCCTATGCAGAAAAAATTAAAGCTATATTGGAATTCACTGGAGTGTCCAATTGCAAAATGCAAGAGGGATCCTTGCGTTTTGATGTCAATTTATCTATTCGACCTCAGGGGCAAGAGGCTTTAGGTACAAGAACAGAAATGAAAAACTTAAACTCCTTCCGCTCCCTAGTACGGGCTATAGAGCACGAGAGTCAAAGACAAATGCAAGCATTGGAGAAGGGAGAAGAAATTATCCAAGAAACTAGAAAATGGGATGATGAAAAGGGCGTTAGTTATTCTCTAAGAAGTAAGGAAGAGGCCCAGGATTATCGATATTTTCCTGATCCAGATCTTGTGCCTATTCTATTAGAAGATTCTTATATTGAAAGATTAAGAGAAGAACTGCCAGAACTTCCCCATAGTCGGAAAAAAAGATATGTAAAAGAGCTTGGCTTGCCAGAATATGATGCAGACATCCTCACCACTTCTAGAGCCTTATCAGATTATTTTGAAGAAACCCTAAAAAGCTATTCTGATGCTAAGGCAGTAAGTAACTGGATGATGGGGGATATTCTAAGACTACTTAGGGCAGGGGAAATAGAAATAGAAGATATTCCCTTTACCTCTGAGAACTTTGCTAAATTACTTCATCTTATAGAGAAAAAGACAATTAGCGGTTCTATAGGGAAAAAAGTATTAGAAGAGATGTTTAAAACAGGAAAAAGTCCAGAAGATATTATACAGGAAAAGGGTCTTGTGCAAATAAATGATGAGAAGGCATTAGAAGATATGATTAGGGGGATACTCCAGGATAATCCCCAATCTGTTGCAGATTATAAAGCAGGAAAAGAAAAAGCTTTTGGTTTTATGGTTGGTCAAACTATGCGGATATCCCGAGGAAAAGCCAACCCTCAGGTAGTAAATCAGGTATTGAAACGTTTACTTGAAGAATAG
- the gatA gene encoding Asp-tRNA(Asn)/Glu-tRNA(Gln) amidotransferase subunit GatA codes for MDLYKKTALEIRDSILKKEITAVEVTKNIIKRIEQVEDEVKSFILFTPELALEQARLVDEKIAKGEDPGPLAGIPMALKDNICTEGIKTTCASKMLENFTPPYDATVTQRLREAGAILLGKCNMDEFAMGSSTEHSIFHATKNPWDRTKVSGGSSGGSSAAVAAGEAYFTLGTDTGGSVRQPASFCGVVGLKPTYGLVSRYGVVSFASSLDQVGTLTKDVKDSALVLNTIVGHDEKDSTSYKGEKIDYLKDIQKGVQGLKIGVPKEFMEQDLSPEVKKTFEDALDTLKGLGAQWESVSLPHSEYALGVYYIISSAEGSSNMSCYDGIRYGYRTEDFESLEELYKKSRGEAFGPEVVRRILLGTYVLSAGKYEPYYKKAMQIRTLIREDFDRAFEKYDVLLSPTSLSPTYPLGIKTEDPLEGYFTDTATVPVNLAGLPALSIPAGFSKEGLPIGLQLIGKAFDEKTLLQAAYAFEQATDYHKRRPTIEREVE; via the coding sequence GTGGATTTATATAAAAAAACAGCATTAGAGATAAGAGACAGTATTTTAAAAAAGGAAATTACAGCTGTAGAAGTTACAAAAAATATCATAAAACGTATTGAGCAAGTAGAAGATGAAGTGAAATCTTTCATCTTATTCACCCCAGAGTTGGCCTTAGAACAGGCTAGATTGGTGGATGAAAAGATTGCCAAGGGAGAGGACCCAGGACCTCTAGCTGGCATTCCTATGGCATTAAAGGATAATATATGCACTGAGGGAATAAAAACCACCTGTGCATCTAAAATGTTGGAAAACTTTACTCCTCCCTATGATGCTACCGTTACTCAAAGACTAAGGGAAGCAGGCGCTATACTATTGGGCAAATGTAATATGGATGAATTTGCCATGGGCTCCTCTACCGAACACTCCATATTTCATGCCACTAAAAACCCTTGGGATAGAACCAAAGTATCAGGAGGATCCAGTGGAGGCTCTAGCGCAGCAGTAGCTGCAGGGGAGGCTTATTTTACCCTAGGTACAGATACAGGGGGATCGGTAAGACAACCAGCATCCTTTTGTGGTGTAGTAGGTCTAAAACCAACCTATGGGTTGGTATCTCGCTATGGAGTAGTAAGTTTTGCATCCTCCCTAGATCAAGTGGGGACTCTTACTAAGGATGTAAAGGACAGTGCCTTAGTTCTAAATACTATTGTAGGCCACGATGAAAAAGATTCTACATCTTATAAGGGAGAAAAGATAGATTATCTTAAAGACATTCAGAAGGGTGTACAGGGTTTAAAAATCGGGGTACCCAAGGAATTTATGGAACAGGACCTATCCCCAGAGGTGAAAAAAACATTTGAAGATGCCCTTGATACCCTAAAAGGTTTAGGAGCCCAATGGGAAAGCGTGTCTTTACCCCATAGTGAATATGCTCTTGGGGTGTATTATATTATTTCATCTGCTGAGGGAAGCTCTAATATGTCTTGTTATGATGGGATACGTTATGGTTATAGGACGGAAGACTTTGAAAGCTTAGAGGAATTATACAAAAAAAGCAGAGGGGAAGCCTTTGGTCCAGAAGTCGTCAGAAGAATATTATTAGGAACCTATGTTTTAAGTGCGGGCAAATATGAACCTTACTATAAAAAAGCCATGCAGATAAGAACTTTAATTAGAGAGGACTTTGATAGAGCCTTCGAAAAATATGATGTTTTATTGTCCCCTACCAGTCTGTCTCCGACCTATCCTTTAGGTATAAAGACTGAAGATCCTTTAGAAGGATATTTTACTGATACCGCTACTGTACCAGTAAATTTAGCAGGATTACCAGCCCTATCTATACCCGCAGGATTTAGTAAAGAAGGTTTGCCGATTGGCCTGCAACTTATTGGAAAGGCCTTTGATGAAAAGACATTGTTACAGGCAGCCTATGCCTTTGAACAGGCTACCGATTATCATAAGAGGAGACCTACGATAGAAAGGGAGGTGGAATAG
- the gatC gene encoding Asp-tRNA(Asn)/Glu-tRNA(Gln) amidotransferase subunit GatC, translated as MDKKDVKYIADLAKLHLNEVEIENYAQQLGVILGYMEKLNELDTSHVEPTSYILDSHNVLRKDRVKPSLDIKEVLNNAPSQEKNYFKVPKVVEE; from the coding sequence ATGGATAAAAAAGATGTTAAATACATAGCTGATTTAGCAAAGCTACATCTTAATGAGGTAGAAATAGAAAACTATGCACAGCAACTAGGAGTAATCTTAGGGTATATGGAAAAGTTAAATGAGCTAGATACTTCTCATGTGGAACCCACTTCCTATATATTGGATTCCCATAATGTTTTAAGAAAGGACAGAGTAAAACCTTCTTTGGATATAAAAGAAGTACTGAACAATGCACCGTCCCAAGAGAAAAACTATTTCAAAGTCCCTAAAGTCGTAGAGGAATAA
- a CDS encoding Crp/Fnr family transcriptional regulator, which translates to MKNSLLFSVLTPTDKEYFEQNMEIKEYIKEETIFSPLDQCDYLSMIIEGQVKLCKYAADGKEQILSFLGKDDIFGEALVFEGGNYVVTVVAETNCKIGMIHREILLTMSQRNREFTKAFFRELTQKIQLLNNKVEMLSLKTIKQKIARLLLTLSQEQQSLEVKLLYSKQKIALLLGTSREVVSRNFSEMENEGYIAQKGRKVTIIDKDALEDLLLT; encoded by the coding sequence ATGAAAAACTCTTTACTATTTTCTGTTCTAACTCCAACGGACAAGGAGTATTTTGAACAGAATATGGAAATAAAAGAATATATTAAGGAAGAGACTATTTTTTCTCCTTTAGATCAATGTGATTATTTGAGTATGATCATAGAAGGACAGGTAAAATTATGTAAGTATGCAGCCGATGGAAAAGAACAAATCCTTTCCTTTTTAGGAAAGGACGATATATTTGGAGAAGCCTTAGTATTTGAAGGAGGAAATTATGTTGTCACCGTGGTGGCAGAGACCAACTGTAAAATAGGAATGATACATCGGGAAATTCTACTGACAATGTCCCAGAGAAATAGAGAATTTACAAAGGCATTTTTTAGGGAACTTACTCAAAAGATTCAATTGCTGAATAATAAGGTAGAAATGCTTTCCTTAAAAACAATAAAACAGAAAATTGCCAGACTTTTATTGACCCTATCCCAGGAGCAACAAAGCTTAGAGGTCAAACTCCTCTATTCTAAACAAAAAATTGCCCTATTATTAGGAACTTCTAGGGAAGTAGTTTCCAGAAATTTTAGTGAAATGGAAAATGAAGGATATATTGCTCAAAAAGGTAGAAAAGTGACCATCATAGATAAAGATGCCCTAGAAGATTTGCTTTTGACTTAA
- a CDS encoding peptide ABC transporter substrate-binding protein, with protein MKKLVVLLVVLTMVATLFAGCAGDGGGEKGADADVEKVFRFPEADEPPALDPGKTTDTISFTIGQGIFEGLYRYHNGEYVDGMAEGEPDVSEDGLTWTFHLRDAKWSDGKAVTAHDFEYAWKRALNPETASKYAFIIGDYVKGGNEYNAGEGSADDVGVKALDEKTLEVTLKQPTPYFKSLTTFGTYLPVREDVVEEHGDAFASDPDKMVYNGPFVLARWDHDSELEYHPNPEYWNKEKVNFTKVITPIVRDASTAINMYETGELDMVGLSGEFAEKYMEEGKALEYHDGGTFYLMFNGEKYEPFKNENIRKALTLAIDRDNYIKNVWQIPYVSATNFVNPALMGNEKSFREEYKGDYFKTYDPEAAKEYLAKGLEELGLDSLPKFEFLTDDGEMSTKSTEFIQENWRKNLGVEIDATPVPFQVRLDRSDKMDYDVVLSGWGPDYDDPMTFMDMWVTDGTFNEVKFSNKDYDEKIKAAKASADNAERMKLMAEAEEILMDGMPIAPLYHRVRVYTVADGVTGISRGAFNPDPDWMFGDIEAQ; from the coding sequence ATGAAAAAGCTAGTAGTATTATTGGTCGTATTGACCATGGTAGCAACATTGTTTGCCGGTTGTGCTGGTGACGGCGGCGGCGAAAAAGGTGCAGATGCTGATGTGGAAAAAGTATTTCGTTTTCCAGAAGCTGATGAGCCACCTGCATTAGATCCAGGTAAAACTACAGACACCATTTCCTTTACAATCGGTCAAGGAATTTTTGAAGGACTTTACAGATATCATAATGGTGAATATGTAGACGGTATGGCTGAAGGTGAACCAGATGTAAGTGAAGATGGATTAACTTGGACATTCCATTTAAGAGATGCAAAATGGAGCGATGGCAAAGCTGTAACAGCCCATGACTTCGAATATGCTTGGAAGAGAGCTTTAAATCCAGAAACTGCTTCTAAATATGCTTTTATCATTGGAGACTATGTTAAAGGCGGAAATGAGTACAATGCTGGTGAAGGTTCTGCAGATGATGTAGGAGTTAAGGCTCTAGATGAAAAAACTCTAGAAGTTACTTTAAAACAACCTACACCCTACTTCAAATCTTTAACAACCTTTGGTACTTATCTACCTGTTAGAGAAGATGTTGTGGAAGAGCATGGCGATGCTTTTGCATCAGACCCAGACAAGATGGTATATAATGGACCTTTCGTACTTGCAAGATGGGATCATGATAGTGAATTAGAATATCATCCAAACCCAGAATACTGGAATAAAGAAAAAGTTAACTTTACAAAGGTAATTACACCTATTGTACGAGATGCATCTACAGCGATCAATATGTATGAAACTGGCGAATTAGATATGGTAGGTCTTAGTGGAGAATTCGCTGAAAAATATATGGAAGAAGGAAAAGCCTTAGAATATCATGATGGAGGTACCTTCTACTTGATGTTCAACGGTGAGAAATACGAACCATTTAAGAATGAAAACATTAGAAAAGCCCTTACTTTAGCAATTGATAGAGATAACTATATCAAAAATGTATGGCAAATTCCTTATGTTTCAGCAACTAACTTTGTAAACCCAGCGCTTATGGGGAATGAAAAATCCTTTAGAGAAGAATATAAAGGCGATTATTTCAAAACTTATGATCCAGAAGCTGCTAAAGAATATTTAGCAAAGGGATTAGAAGAATTAGGATTAGACTCTTTACCAAAATTTGAATTCTTAACAGATGATGGAGAAATGTCCACAAAGTCTACAGAATTCATTCAAGAAAATTGGAGAAAGAATCTAGGAGTTGAAATTGACGCTACTCCAGTTCCATTCCAAGTAAGATTAGACAGATCTGACAAAATGGACTATGATGTAGTATTATCCGGATGGGGTCCAGATTATGATGATCCAATGACTTTCATGGATATGTGGGTAACTGACGGTACTTTCAACGAAGTAAAATTCTCTAACAAAGATTATGATGAAAAGATTAAAGCAGCGAAAGCAAGCGCTGACAATGCTGAGCGTATGAAGTTAATGGCAGAAGCTGAAGAAATCTTAATGGATGGTATGCCAATTGCACCACTATACCATAGAGTTAGAGTATATACTGTAGCTGATGGAGTAACTGGTATTTCAAGAGGAGCCTTCAACCCAGACCCAGATTGGATGTTTGGAGACATTGAAGCACAATAA